The Afipia massiliensis genome has a segment encoding these proteins:
- the lpxC gene encoding UDP-3-O-acyl-N-acetylglucosamine deacetylase has protein sequence MKSSRQTTLRSQVTVTGIGVHSGTPVSVTIGPADINSGFVFTRADREVAAIAASVIATDFATVLGDHQGAFVSTAEHVLAALRGMGVDNATIEVDGPEVPIMDGSAAPFVDAIDRAGIVQQNAARRFIEVLKPVQVELGESFGELRPYAGGFRAELEIDFANSPIGRQAYAFDLDADSFRRDISRARTFGCMGDVTKLWSAGYALGASLENSVVFDEIRVLNTEGLRYADECVRHKVLDVVGDLALAGLPLIGLYRSVRGGHKLNHAVLTALMADRHAWRVVEATEPVLERPVVGRRARGHADVAGGMVAVAFAPDVS, from the coding sequence ATGAAATCGAGTCGACAGACAACGCTCCGGTCGCAAGTCACCGTGACGGGCATCGGCGTTCATTCCGGAACTCCGGTCAGCGTCACGATCGGACCAGCCGATATCAATTCAGGTTTCGTTTTTACCCGCGCCGATCGTGAAGTTGCCGCCATCGCAGCCTCCGTCATCGCCACCGATTTTGCAACCGTCCTGGGCGACCATCAGGGCGCGTTCGTTTCCACCGCTGAACACGTTCTGGCCGCGCTGCGCGGCATGGGCGTCGATAACGCCACCATCGAAGTCGATGGACCCGAAGTGCCGATCATGGACGGCAGCGCCGCTCCCTTCGTGGATGCGATCGACCGCGCCGGTATCGTGCAGCAGAACGCCGCCCGCCGTTTCATTGAAGTTCTGAAGCCGGTGCAGGTCGAACTCGGCGAATCGTTTGGCGAACTTCGCCCGTATGCCGGTGGTTTCCGCGCCGAACTCGAAATCGATTTCGCCAATTCGCCGATCGGCCGTCAGGCCTACGCCTTCGACCTCGACGCCGACAGCTTCCGCCGCGACATCTCCCGCGCCCGCACCTTCGGCTGCATGGGCGATGTCACCAAGCTCTGGAGCGCCGGTTACGCACTCGGTGCATCGCTCGAGAACTCCGTGGTGTTCGACGAAATCCGCGTCCTGAACACCGAAGGCCTGCGCTACGCCGACGAGTGTGTCCGTCACAAGGTGCTCGACGTGGTGGGCGATCTGGCGCTGGCCGGTCTGCCGCTGATCGGCCTCTATCGCTCGGTGCGGGGCGGCCACAAGCTCAACCATGCCGTGCTCACCGCCCTGATGGCCGACCGCCATGCCTGGCGGGTGGTGGAAGCCACCGAGCCAGTGCTCGAACGCCCGGTCGTAGGCCGCCGCGCACGCGGCCACGCCGATGTCGCAGGCGGCATGGTCGCCGTGGCCTTCGCGCCGGACGTGTCCTGA